The following coding sequences are from one Granulicella sp. L56 window:
- a CDS encoding cation:proton antiporter — MTLLLVQMTTVLLTALLCGWIARKLGQARVIGEILGGILIGPSVFGRVAPHSWATLFPQSSFGSFEILSTIGLILFLFLIGSELDYEHLRQQKGTATLASGMSILFPFIMAAIVAHPLRIRFAPDGIGSIPFVLFLGISMSITAFPVLARILEERGLQSTPLGTTALMCAAVDDVCAWMLLAIALTLLPHSEHSMGLHYRFLLLCGYLVIMLGVVRPLGNWLVRRKDSIGFSYELLGIIVAVALSSAAATEAIGVHPLFGAFLAGVCFPRIKSWQVAIRTRVDTIVSVLLLPLFFALTGMRTRLDLLTGNKIWFWMGVVLIVAVAGKMGGAVLAARWTGQSWQNAVALGALLNTRGLVELIVLNIAYNAHVFSPTLFTMLVVMALVTTMITTPVLNLLGIEDRGQKGQDLAVLASAD, encoded by the coding sequence ATGACCTTGTTGCTGGTGCAGATGACTACAGTATTGCTGACCGCCCTTCTCTGCGGGTGGATCGCTCGCAAGCTCGGCCAGGCGAGGGTTATTGGCGAGATCTTAGGCGGCATTCTGATTGGCCCGTCGGTCTTTGGCCGTGTCGCGCCGCATAGCTGGGCAACATTGTTTCCTCAAAGCTCTTTTGGCTCGTTCGAGATATTGAGCACGATTGGACTGATCCTCTTTCTCTTTCTCATTGGAAGTGAACTCGACTACGAGCATCTGCGCCAGCAGAAGGGGACAGCCACGCTTGCGAGTGGGATGAGCATCCTGTTCCCGTTCATCATGGCGGCGATTGTTGCTCATCCGCTGCGCATTCGATTTGCCCCGGATGGAATTGGCAGTATTCCCTTCGTCCTTTTCCTCGGCATCTCGATGAGCATCACGGCCTTTCCGGTATTGGCCCGCATACTGGAAGAAAGAGGACTGCAATCGACGCCGTTGGGCACGACTGCGCTGATGTGCGCCGCAGTGGATGATGTATGCGCGTGGATGCTGCTTGCAATTGCTCTGACGCTGCTTCCTCATAGTGAGCACTCAATGGGTTTGCACTACAGATTTCTGCTTTTGTGCGGATATCTTGTCATCATGCTGGGCGTCGTTCGTCCGCTTGGAAACTGGCTCGTCAGACGCAAGGACAGTATTGGATTTTCTTATGAGCTTCTGGGGATTATTGTCGCCGTCGCACTTTCTTCCGCGGCAGCGACGGAGGCGATCGGCGTGCATCCTCTGTTTGGCGCGTTTCTGGCGGGTGTTTGCTTTCCACGGATCAAGAGTTGGCAGGTCGCAATCAGAACGCGTGTGGACACGATCGTATCGGTACTGCTTCTGCCGCTCTTCTTTGCTTTGACGGGGATGCGGACACGGTTGGATCTGCTGACCGGAAACAAAATATGGTTCTGGATGGGGGTTGTTCTGATTGTCGCTGTCGCCGGAAAGATGGGAGGCGCAGTGCTCGCGGCGCGGTGGACCGGGCAGTCGTGGCAGAATGCGGTGGCCTTGGGAGCTTTGCTCAATACCCGTGGTCTGGTGGAGTTGATTGTTCTGAATATCGCCTATAACGCTCATGTCTTTTCGCCGACACTGTTTACCATGCTGGTTGTTATGGCGTTGGTTACGACCATGATCACGACGCCGGTGCTCAACCTGCTTGGTATTGAAGACCGGGGCCAGAAGGGCCAGGATCTTGCGGTTCTGGCTTCAGCCGATTGA
- a CDS encoding protein-glutamate O-methyltransferase CheR: MTCSDSDYAYLRELVLQQSANRIDPSRNALFDARLKPIAQKAGASNLKDFVSILKVDRAPHLHRAVAEAMTINETSFFRDLKPFEMLRETILPRLIEQRSEQRRLRIWSAASSTGQEAYSIAMLIAEHFPMTAGWDVKIIGTDISQYVIDYARRGRYRRLEVNRGLPARMLLKYLVRDGEEWMISDRIRSMCEFQYANLCEALPKLPVFDLVMLRNVLLYFPSQDRSYLFKDVYRLMAPDGCLVLGNAEQAEDSSDLFEVEFASNSYCYRPVAGA; encoded by the coding sequence ATGACTTGCTCTGATTCTGACTACGCGTATCTTCGTGAACTGGTGTTGCAACAGTCGGCCAATCGTATCGATCCATCGCGCAATGCGCTGTTCGATGCACGGCTGAAGCCGATTGCACAGAAGGCGGGTGCTTCAAATCTCAAGGACTTTGTGAGTATCCTGAAGGTCGATCGAGCGCCGCATCTTCATCGCGCCGTGGCTGAGGCGATGACGATTAATGAGACGAGTTTTTTTCGCGATCTGAAACCGTTTGAGATGCTGCGAGAGACGATCCTTCCCCGGTTGATTGAGCAGCGGAGCGAACAGCGGCGGCTGCGCATATGGAGCGCCGCCAGCTCGACTGGGCAGGAAGCGTACAGTATCGCGATGTTGATTGCAGAACATTTTCCCATGACTGCAGGGTGGGACGTGAAGATTATTGGGACAGATATTTCGCAGTATGTGATCGACTATGCGCGACGAGGGCGTTATCGGCGGCTGGAGGTGAATCGAGGGTTGCCTGCGCGGATGCTGTTGAAGTATCTGGTGCGCGATGGCGAAGAGTGGATGATCTCGGATCGGATTCGCTCGATGTGTGAGTTTCAGTATGCAAACTTGTGTGAGGCCCTGCCCAAGTTGCCGGTGTTTGACCTCGTGATGTTGCGAAACGTGCTGCTTTACTTTCCGTCGCAGGACCGGAGCTATCTCTTCAAGGATGTCTACCGGTTGATGGCTCCAGATGGTTGCCTGGTGTTGGGAAATGCGGAGCAGGCGGAGGATTCGTCGGACCTGTTTGAGGTGGAGTTCGCTTCGAACTCCTATTGCTATCGCCCTGTTGCTGGAGCCTGA
- the cdd gene encoding cytidine deaminase, whose translation MPSNPTADLTPSLIEQLQQKAAAAAKNAYAPYSHFRVGAAVLLEDGSIVTGCNVENASYRLTTCAEQTAITSAVALHGPDLRIRAIAVANLNHAASQPCGACRQTILEFSTPNTIIFFPNQDGTFNHATIADLLPAAFVLKQ comes from the coding sequence ATGCCGTCGAATCCAACCGCCGACCTCACCCCCTCTCTGATCGAGCAGCTCCAGCAGAAAGCTGCCGCCGCCGCTAAGAACGCCTACGCCCCCTATAGTCACTTCCGCGTAGGCGCCGCTGTTCTCCTCGAAGACGGCTCCATCGTCACCGGCTGCAACGTAGAAAACGCCTCCTACCGCCTCACCACCTGCGCCGAGCAGACTGCCATCACCTCCGCCGTCGCTCTCCACGGCCCTGACCTCCGCATCCGCGCCATCGCCGTCGCCAACCTCAACCATGCCGCCAGCCAACCCTGCGGAGCCTGCCGCCAAACCATCCTCGAATTCAGCACCCCAAACACCATCATCTTCTTCCCCAATCAAGACGGCACCTTCAACCACGCCACCATCGCCGACCTCCTCCCCGCAGCTTTCGTACTGAAGCAATAG
- a CDS encoding chemotaxis response regulator protein-glutamate methylesterase: MGISSEQPLRVLAADDSAVMRGIMRKLFEMHAEDKLSRLPPMELCGTAQDGVECMEAVARLAPDALVLDLEMPRLNGLDVLDRLRDANPALPVIMCSSYTERGAQSTLEALARGAADYVMKPSEQRDLAAALQSLAQQLLPKIAALTKGRRRKSEENVAQAAQSARGGDGRRESPIEVVVIGLSTGGPSALEQMLPRLPSNFPVPVLIVQHMPKLFTGALAERLNKCCALQVRQAYDGEAVVPGTVWLAPGDSHMEVAARKMGFGLDDADSKERGARVKLHQQEPLNHCRPSVDYLFHSAARLYGAGALALMMTGMGADGLGGARAVHEAGGVVLAQDEATSAVWGMPGRVAEAGIADAILPLATIAGELRQRVNAGRPMRLAQAEHAASTTGSRREGMHDLL; the protein is encoded by the coding sequence ATGGGGATCTCAAGCGAACAGCCGCTTCGTGTTCTTGCGGCAGACGACTCCGCGGTGATGCGCGGAATTATGCGAAAGCTCTTCGAGATGCACGCGGAGGACAAGTTGAGTAGGCTGCCGCCGATGGAGTTGTGCGGTACAGCGCAGGATGGCGTCGAATGCATGGAGGCAGTGGCGCGTCTGGCGCCGGATGCTTTGGTCTTGGATTTGGAGATGCCTCGGTTGAATGGGCTGGATGTTCTGGACCGGTTGCGAGATGCAAATCCGGCACTTCCGGTGATTATGTGCAGTTCTTATACCGAGCGGGGTGCGCAATCGACGCTGGAGGCGCTGGCACGCGGGGCTGCGGACTATGTGATGAAGCCGAGCGAGCAGCGTGATCTGGCTGCAGCGTTGCAATCGCTGGCGCAGCAGTTGCTGCCGAAGATCGCGGCGTTGACGAAAGGACGCAGGCGGAAGAGTGAAGAGAATGTTGCGCAGGCTGCGCAGAGCGCCAGGGGTGGCGATGGACGGAGAGAGTCGCCGATTGAAGTCGTGGTGATTGGGCTGTCGACGGGCGGGCCGTCAGCGCTGGAGCAGATGTTGCCGCGGTTGCCGTCGAATTTTCCGGTGCCGGTGCTGATTGTGCAGCATATGCCAAAACTCTTTACGGGAGCGCTGGCGGAGAGGCTGAACAAATGCTGCGCGTTGCAAGTGAGGCAGGCTTACGACGGAGAAGCGGTTGTGCCGGGTACGGTGTGGCTGGCTCCGGGCGACTCGCATATGGAGGTGGCTGCGCGGAAGATGGGATTTGGTCTCGATGACGCCGACTCGAAGGAACGTGGAGCGAGAGTGAAGTTGCACCAGCAGGAGCCGCTGAATCATTGCCGGCCCTCGGTGGATTATTTGTTTCATTCGGCGGCGAGGCTTTATGGCGCTGGTGCGCTGGCGTTGATGATGACCGGTATGGGCGCGGATGGATTGGGTGGCGCACGAGCGGTGCATGAGGCGGGTGGCGTGGTGCTGGCGCAGGATGAGGCTACGTCGGCGGTGTGGGGAATGCCTGGGCGAGTCGCAGAGGCGGGGATTGCGGATGCCATTTTGCCGCTGGCCACGATTGCGGGCGAGTTGCGTCAAAGAGTGAATGCGGGGCGGCCGATGCGGTTGGCACAGGCTGAACACGCGGCAAGTACGACGGGTTCGCGGCGGGAGGGGATGCATGACTTGCTCTGA
- a CDS encoding response regulator: protein MRALIVDDSSFIRDYLRQLLDRMGITCEEAVNGSNALEVLAGAQAFDLMLLDVNMPVMNGLECVKALREAHLGPEMKVMMVTTEADNSFITTALDNGADEFLMKPFTPESLREKMALLGFAAT from the coding sequence ATGCGAGCACTGATAGTCGATGATTCGAGTTTTATCCGCGATTATCTGCGGCAGCTTCTCGACCGGATGGGAATTACGTGCGAAGAGGCTGTGAATGGAAGCAATGCGCTTGAGGTGCTGGCGGGGGCGCAGGCGTTCGATTTAATGCTTCTGGATGTGAATATGCCGGTGATGAATGGGCTGGAGTGCGTGAAGGCTCTGCGCGAGGCGCATCTGGGGCCGGAGATGAAGGTCATGATGGTAACGACTGAGGCGGACAACTCTTTCATAACGACCGCGCTGGATAACGGCGCGGATGAGTTTTTAATGAAGCCCTTTACGCCGGAGAGCCTGCGCGAAAAGATGGCTTTGCTTGGATTCGCAGCGACCTAG
- a CDS encoding chemotaxis protein CheW: MNISRGSVMDEMQDEDDAVSLCSLFSGSESFGIDTRKIREVLGKRELQQVPMAPAYIGGVVPYRGEVLTTVNLRALLGMSENSAASCILVLEDDEVAERFGLMVDEVGGVVTVNRRMLEANPCTLEARGKWLFDGAYKMQTGLMVQLDPAKLRPSRLSETGLFKQGRTGAMDASTDSR, translated from the coding sequence GTGAATATCTCCAGGGGAAGCGTGATGGATGAGATGCAGGACGAAGATGATGCGGTGTCGTTGTGCTCGCTGTTTTCGGGGAGCGAGAGCTTTGGCATCGACACGCGCAAGATTCGTGAGGTGCTGGGCAAGCGCGAGTTGCAGCAGGTGCCGATGGCTCCGGCGTACATCGGGGGAGTGGTGCCGTATCGCGGCGAGGTACTGACGACGGTGAACCTTCGCGCGCTGTTGGGAATGAGTGAGAACAGCGCGGCGAGCTGCATTTTGGTTTTGGAAGACGATGAAGTTGCGGAACGATTTGGCCTGATGGTGGATGAGGTGGGCGGTGTGGTGACGGTGAACCGGCGAATGCTGGAGGCGAATCCGTGCACGCTGGAGGCGCGAGGGAAGTGGCTGTTCGACGGGGCTTACAAGATGCAGACGGGATTGATGGTGCAACTGGATCCGGCGAAGCTGCGGCCATCGCGGCTGTCGGAGACAGGGCTGTTCAAACAAGGTAGGACGGGAGCCATGGATGCGAGCACTGATAGTCGATGA
- a CDS encoding AMP-binding protein yields MRAHLASLVHELRQHAAQTAVVAHRGNRSDRTTYGEIANLAGRFAAEIDHRGIAPGERVVLWGANSAEWIAAFFGCLLRGVIAVPLDAAGSTSFAQRILNDVTPKLIVCDQPLLASLKTDLPQLELSAMATRLPAHPNFAVSSAVNDQTPFQIIFTSGTTSEPKGIVHTHRNVLASLQPIEVEIAKYCRYERWVHPLRFLHTLPLSHVFGQFMGLWIPPLLAAEVHFVEQLEARRTIHLIHRERISVLIAVPRVLHLLRAHLLTQFNLTPEKLEQANTLPPLKRWWKFRSVHRALGWKFWAIISGGATLPTDLERFWNQLGLALIQGYGMTETAALITLNHPFRVAHGTIGKALPGREVRLSSEGEILVRGDMLSASTWQNGTMHPRESEWLATGDLAAENPSGELRFLGRRGDVIVTAAGMNIHPADLEEAMNAQPGVRGCVVVPCATTVGGAEPIAVVLFYGSDEELQTAVATANRALANHQQIRRVLKWRQLQFPYTSTGKQLRRDVTQWACETILHQQQSQPSPSTDEDILLKLIAAVTGEPISHPNDHLRLSEDLHLDSLGRVQLQSELEHQLQLELNDDAIAKAITLGDLRQLIHNETAPPIAEPSTVTPHAPITKPEPTAPSHIYPRWPWSWPIKAARIAFIELVMRPLIRLLAAPKIVRPSDHAPQGPLLIIANHVTAYDGALILYALPARLRHRTAIAMSGEMLLDLRRGQNQPNTLLNLLAPAGYWLVTALFNVFPLPRLRGFQCSFEHAGGAMDNGYSVLIFPEGTRSPEAKLHPFRPGIGLLAQESRVPVLPIALIGFDQMKKNGWLRSGHLEIHLGKVIPADEHSTPAELTQNFEDSIRHLGSHQEPVQRL; encoded by the coding sequence GTGCGCGCTCATCTGGCCAGCCTCGTGCACGAGCTCCGCCAGCACGCTGCCCAAACGGCGGTAGTGGCCCATCGCGGCAATCGCAGTGATCGAACCACTTACGGCGAAATCGCAAACCTCGCAGGCCGTTTCGCCGCAGAGATCGATCATCGCGGCATCGCACCGGGCGAGCGAGTCGTCCTCTGGGGCGCGAACTCCGCAGAGTGGATCGCCGCATTCTTCGGCTGCCTGCTGCGGGGAGTCATCGCCGTCCCGCTCGACGCCGCAGGTTCAACCTCCTTCGCCCAACGCATCTTGAACGACGTCACGCCAAAGCTCATCGTCTGCGACCAGCCTCTCCTCGCATCGCTCAAGACCGACCTGCCGCAGCTCGAACTTTCAGCGATGGCCACACGTCTCCCCGCACACCCAAACTTCGCAGTAAGCAGCGCCGTCAACGATCAGACTCCTTTCCAAATCATCTTCACTTCGGGCACGACCTCCGAGCCAAAGGGCATCGTCCATACCCACCGCAACGTACTGGCCAGCCTTCAACCCATCGAAGTCGAGATAGCAAAGTACTGCCGCTACGAGCGCTGGGTCCACCCCCTGCGTTTTCTGCACACCCTTCCTCTCAGCCATGTCTTTGGCCAATTCATGGGTCTCTGGATACCTCCGCTCCTTGCCGCAGAGGTGCACTTCGTCGAACAACTTGAGGCCAGGCGCACGATCCACCTCATCCATCGCGAACGCATCTCGGTACTCATAGCCGTACCACGCGTCCTCCACCTGCTGCGCGCCCATCTACTGACACAATTCAATCTCACCCCCGAAAAATTAGAGCAGGCAAACACACTCCCCCCCTTAAAGCGCTGGTGGAAATTCCGCTCCGTGCACCGCGCGCTCGGCTGGAAATTCTGGGCCATCATCTCCGGCGGCGCAACCCTCCCCACCGACCTCGAGCGCTTCTGGAATCAACTGGGCCTGGCGCTGATACAAGGCTATGGAATGACCGAAACCGCCGCGCTGATCACACTCAATCATCCCTTCCGCGTAGCGCATGGAACTATCGGAAAGGCATTGCCCGGCCGCGAGGTGCGCCTCAGCAGCGAAGGCGAAATTCTCGTGCGTGGCGATATGCTTTCCGCGTCCACATGGCAGAACGGCACAATGCATCCTCGCGAAAGCGAGTGGCTGGCAACAGGCGATCTCGCAGCCGAGAACCCCTCCGGCGAGCTGCGCTTCCTCGGCAGAAGAGGCGACGTAATTGTCACTGCCGCTGGCATGAACATACATCCCGCCGACCTTGAAGAGGCGATGAATGCCCAGCCCGGCGTGCGCGGATGCGTAGTCGTCCCATGCGCAACCACAGTCGGGGGCGCAGAACCAATAGCAGTCGTACTCTTCTACGGAAGCGACGAGGAGTTACAGACAGCCGTCGCCACCGCAAACCGCGCACTGGCCAACCATCAGCAAATTCGCCGCGTGCTGAAGTGGCGGCAACTGCAATTCCCCTACACCTCAACCGGCAAGCAGTTACGAAGAGATGTCACGCAGTGGGCCTGCGAGACCATCCTCCATCAGCAACAGTCTCAACCATCCCCCTCCACTGACGAAGACATCCTGCTCAAATTAATCGCCGCAGTAACCGGCGAACCCATCTCTCACCCTAACGACCATCTTCGCCTCTCCGAAGACCTGCATCTGGACAGCCTCGGGCGCGTCCAATTGCAATCCGAATTAGAACATCAGCTACAACTCGAGCTCAACGACGATGCAATTGCAAAGGCCATCACCCTCGGCGACCTGCGCCAGTTGATCCACAACGAGACCGCTCCCCCCATAGCAGAGCCCTCCACCGTTACCCCGCACGCTCCAATCACTAAACCAGAGCCCACAGCGCCCAGCCACATCTATCCCCGCTGGCCCTGGTCCTGGCCCATCAAAGCCGCGCGCATCGCATTCATCGAGCTTGTCATGCGACCACTCATCCGGCTATTGGCAGCACCCAAAATAGTGCGCCCATCCGACCACGCCCCGCAAGGTCCATTGCTCATCATCGCCAATCACGTCACCGCCTACGATGGAGCACTCATCCTCTATGCGCTGCCCGCGCGATTGCGCCACCGAACCGCAATCGCCATGTCCGGCGAGATGTTGCTTGATCTCCGTCGCGGCCAAAACCAACCGAACACTCTCCTCAACCTGCTGGCTCCGGCAGGCTACTGGCTGGTCACCGCGCTGTTCAACGTCTTTCCGCTGCCCCGCCTGCGCGGATTTCAGTGCAGCTTCGAACACGCGGGCGGGGCCATGGACAACGGCTACTCCGTGCTGATCTTTCCCGAAGGCACCCGCAGCCCCGAAGCAAAGCTGCACCCCTTCCGCCCCGGCATAGGCCTGCTCGCACAGGAGTCACGCGTCCCTGTGCTGCCCATAGCTCTCATCGGCTTCGATCAAATGAAAAAAAATGGCTGGCTACGCTCCGGCCATCTGGAGATCCATCTCGGCAAAGTCATCCCAGCCGACGAGCACTCCACCCCGGCAGAGCTGACACAAAACTTTGAAGACAGCATCCGCCATCTCGGCAGCCATCAGGAACCTGTCCAAAGACTCTGA
- a CDS encoding chemotaxis protein CheA — protein MDDLTKEFIAESQEGLDRMERCLTELEVRPDDEELVGEIFRSVHTIKGTTGFLGFDRLEKLAHTGEHLLGSLRDGKLAVTSELISGLLSLLDGLRAILALIEETGGEGTRANDEDGELIAELTALNGAAPPPVEVGQHVEAEVHAAATPAAGTASAAAMGGGDKTLRIDVDVLNRMMNLVGELVLTRNQMLQSNTEAANFPELARRLDSVTADLRETVMQARMQPVGNLFGKFPRLVRDLARTCGRDVRIEFSGQETGLDKSLLEAIKDPLTHAVRNAVDHGIEAPHVRVLAGKSAEGCVKLRAFHQGGSVVIEVADDGAGIGIERVLAKAVERNLVTAEQAAGMSEREALQLIFLPGFSTAAAVTTVSGRGVGMDVVRANVEKVGGSVEVESKMGQGTTLRLRVPLTLAIVPALVVRSGGQSFALPQTALVELVYVPRRDAQKAVEKIGAAELYRLRERLLPMVWLDRLLGLDSQWTDEAHGFYLAVLEAEGCRYGLVVDDLLAPEEIVVKPLSSVLREIGLFSGATVLGNGTLALILDIAATAARAGVKPTEEEVEEIEVAKVEDAADVSFMVFEERVKERTALPLDVVERIESVPLTQIEYAGGRALLQYRGDLLPLRDDGNVLAEMEASAQTGDEALVTVLICANAGVGGRHRIGMVVRRVLDVSTGRMLDQDAASEGMEMALVKEKLTMVHHQFGMKAAAGWKEVA, from the coding sequence GTGGATGACCTGACCAAAGAATTTATCGCAGAGAGCCAGGAAGGGCTGGACCGGATGGAACGGTGCCTGACTGAGCTTGAGGTGCGGCCTGACGACGAGGAGCTGGTGGGAGAGATCTTCCGCTCGGTGCATACGATCAAAGGGACGACCGGGTTTCTGGGCTTTGACCGGCTGGAGAAGCTGGCGCATACCGGGGAGCATCTGCTGGGCTCGCTGCGGGATGGCAAGCTGGCGGTGACTTCGGAGCTGATTAGCGGGCTGCTGAGTCTGCTGGATGGATTGCGCGCCATTCTTGCCCTGATTGAAGAGACGGGCGGCGAAGGGACGAGGGCTAATGATGAAGACGGCGAATTGATCGCCGAGCTTACGGCTTTGAACGGGGCTGCGCCGCCTCCGGTAGAGGTAGGGCAGCATGTAGAGGCTGAGGTCCATGCGGCGGCAACGCCTGCGGCGGGTACGGCTTCTGCGGCGGCGATGGGTGGCGGCGACAAGACGCTGCGTATTGATGTCGATGTGCTCAACCGCATGATGAATCTGGTGGGTGAGCTGGTGCTGACGCGCAACCAGATGTTGCAGAGCAATACAGAGGCTGCGAATTTTCCTGAGCTGGCGCGGCGGTTGGACAGCGTTACGGCGGACCTGCGCGAGACGGTGATGCAGGCGCGTATGCAGCCGGTGGGAAATTTGTTCGGCAAGTTTCCGCGGCTGGTGAGAGATCTGGCGCGGACCTGCGGACGCGATGTAAGGATCGAGTTCAGCGGGCAGGAGACGGGGCTGGACAAGAGCCTACTCGAGGCGATTAAGGATCCGCTGACCCATGCGGTGCGGAACGCCGTCGATCACGGAATTGAAGCGCCGCATGTTCGCGTGCTGGCGGGTAAATCTGCCGAGGGATGCGTGAAGCTGAGGGCGTTTCATCAGGGCGGCTCGGTGGTGATCGAAGTTGCGGATGATGGCGCGGGTATTGGCATCGAGCGCGTGCTGGCGAAGGCGGTGGAGCGCAATCTGGTGACGGCAGAGCAGGCTGCGGGGATGTCGGAGCGGGAGGCGTTGCAGCTTATTTTTCTGCCTGGGTTTTCGACGGCGGCGGCGGTGACGACTGTGTCGGGGCGCGGCGTCGGTATGGACGTGGTGCGCGCGAATGTCGAGAAGGTGGGCGGCAGCGTTGAAGTGGAATCGAAGATGGGGCAGGGAACGACGCTGCGGTTGCGGGTTCCGCTGACGCTGGCAATTGTTCCCGCGCTGGTGGTGCGAAGCGGTGGGCAGAGCTTTGCGTTGCCGCAGACTGCGCTGGTGGAGCTGGTGTATGTGCCCAGGCGTGATGCACAAAAGGCAGTCGAAAAGATTGGTGCGGCCGAGCTTTACCGGCTGCGGGAGCGGCTGCTGCCGATGGTGTGGCTGGACCGGCTGCTCGGGTTGGATTCGCAGTGGACCGACGAGGCGCACGGATTTTATCTGGCGGTGCTGGAGGCAGAGGGTTGCCGCTATGGACTGGTGGTCGATGACTTGCTGGCTCCGGAAGAGATTGTCGTGAAGCCGCTGTCGTCGGTGCTGCGCGAGATTGGCTTGTTCTCTGGAGCGACGGTGCTGGGGAATGGAACGCTGGCGCTGATTCTTGACATCGCGGCGACTGCTGCTCGTGCGGGAGTGAAGCCGACGGAAGAAGAGGTGGAGGAGATTGAGGTGGCGAAGGTGGAAGATGCAGCGGATGTTTCGTTCATGGTCTTTGAAGAGCGCGTGAAAGAACGCACCGCGCTGCCTCTGGATGTCGTGGAGCGGATTGAGAGCGTGCCGCTGACGCAGATTGAGTATGCGGGCGGGCGGGCGCTGTTGCAGTACCGTGGCGATCTGCTGCCTTTGCGCGATGACGGCAATGTGTTGGCGGAGATGGAGGCGAGTGCGCAGACGGGCGACGAAGCTTTGGTGACGGTACTGATCTGCGCCAATGCGGGTGTGGGCGGACGGCACAGGATCGGCATGGTGGTGCGGCGGGTGCTCGATGTCTCTACGGGCAGGATGCTGGATCAGGATGCAGCGTCGGAGGGGATGGAGATGGCGTTGGTAAAGGAGAAGCTGACGATGGTTCATCACCAGTTCGGCATGAAGGCGGCGGCGGGCTGGAAGGAGGTTGCGTGA
- a CDS encoding thymidine phosphorylase has translation MTIHPIDVILHKRDGLALTDAEIQSFIRAIVDRTPEKQLVTDAQIASFLMAVFQRGFDTRELATLTTAMRFSGETFDAAPLHTFTVDKHSTGGVGDKTSLLIAPILAAAGLASPTPAGVPGICVPMISGRSLGHTGGTLDKLETIPGFDTQLNLQQLTSLLKECGAALIGQTPRIVPADRILYALRDHTGTVESPFLICASIMSKKLAESLNALVLDVKVGSGAFMPTYEKSKFLAELMVRTGEASGTRTAALLTSMEEPLGRFSGNWVEVWECVDIMQGKRHRMSADLIELSNILSGWMLHLAGHAATPEAGAKLSDEILTSGEAYKAWLKIIAAQGGDTTIFEDPAAFHKPTATRTLTASQDGYLSSMDCKQVGWAVQRLGAGRAKPGDPVSAHAGIEMHAKLGDHLKKGQPLVTLFSEEKSLLEEPEHMLQKTLQISTTPPNLQPLIREIITANELT, from the coding sequence ATGACCATCCATCCCATCGACGTCATCCTCCACAAGCGCGACGGCCTCGCCCTCACCGACGCCGAGATCCAATCCTTCATCCGCGCCATCGTAGACCGCACGCCAGAAAAACAATTAGTCACCGACGCTCAGATCGCCAGCTTCCTCATGGCCGTCTTCCAGCGCGGCTTCGACACCCGCGAACTCGCCACGCTCACCACTGCCATGCGCTTCTCCGGCGAAACCTTTGATGCCGCGCCCCTCCACACCTTCACGGTAGACAAGCACTCCACCGGCGGAGTCGGCGACAAAACCTCCCTGCTCATCGCCCCCATCCTCGCCGCCGCAGGCCTCGCATCACCCACCCCCGCCGGAGTCCCCGGCATCTGCGTCCCCATGATCAGCGGTCGCTCGCTTGGCCACACCGGCGGCACGCTCGACAAACTAGAAACCATCCCCGGCTTCGACACCCAGCTCAACCTCCAGCAACTCACATCTTTATTAAAAGAGTGCGGAGCCGCCCTCATCGGCCAGACCCCGCGCATCGTTCCCGCCGACCGCATCCTCTACGCCCTCCGCGACCACACCGGCACCGTCGAATCTCCCTTCCTCATCTGCGCCAGCATCATGAGCAAGAAGCTCGCCGAGAGCCTCAACGCCCTCGTCCTCGACGTCAAAGTAGGCAGCGGAGCTTTCATGCCCACCTACGAAAAATCAAAATTCCTCGCCGAACTCATGGTCCGCACCGGCGAAGCCTCCGGCACCCGCACCGCCGCGCTCCTCACCTCCATGGAGGAGCCCTTAGGCCGCTTCTCCGGCAACTGGGTCGAAGTATGGGAGTGCGTCGACATCATGCAGGGCAAACGCCATCGAATGTCCGCCGACCTCATCGAACTCTCGAACATCCTCTCCGGATGGATGCTCCACCTCGCCGGTCACGCCGCCACTCCAGAAGCAGGCGCCAAGCTCTCCGACGAAATCCTCACCAGCGGCGAAGCCTACAAGGCGTGGCTCAAGATCATCGCAGCCCAGGGCGGCGACACCACCATCTTCGAAGACCCCGCAGCCTTCCACAAACCCACCGCCACGCGCACCCTCACCGCCTCGCAGGATGGCTACCTCAGCAGCATGGACTGCAAACAAGTAGGCTGGGCCGTCCAGCGTCTTGGAGCAGGCCGCGCCAAACCCGGCGATCCCGTCAGCGCCCACGCAGGCATCGAGATGCACGCCAAGCTAGGCGATCACCTCAAAAAAGGCCAGCCGCTTGTCACTCTCTTCTCGGAAGAAAAGTCCCTCTTGGAAGAGCCTGAACATATGCTCCAGAAAACGTTACAAATCTCTACAACCCCACCAAATCTCCAACCCCTCATCCGCGAAATCATCACGGCAAACGAACTAACCTGA